TTGCTTTCCCAACTAGCTCTCCCAAAATTGAGTAAAAAAATTGTTCCTTTGTCAGAGAATTACTTTTGAATGCATGGGACACCAATTAAATCCAGAAACTATGTTGAACTATGTTGTTCATCTGGCTTTGAATAGTATTGTCACAGAAGTCCAAAAGCAAGGTAGGTATTGCGTTACACAGGGTATGCCCTTAGGCTCTTAAGTGGAAAGAAGACCATTTGGGAGAAACTCAAGTTGAAATTATGCATACACATCTTTTTGagcacttgctttttttttgcttcctgcACTAAGTAGTAGAGCATGTTGCATCTTTCTCGTTTTTATTGATTGCTTGCCTCACCTGATTTAATATACAACTAATGTTTTGGCTTATGTTAATGCTTTTAGAAGTCTAATACTGAACTGATATTTGTTTATAATGTTTGTGTAGACACTATCTGGCACCACAGCTAGTGCATGACACTGCCTATACATCTGTAATCTCTGCCTTAATTCTGACATTTTTGTGTTTTTTATTATGCTAATAATGCTGTGATAAGTACGCTTAGGCGCCACCCACTTCGTCTATGCTGGTGCAAGAAAAAGTGCGTACATTTGAACCAGAGCTAAAGCAAATGTGAAGTGTATGACTTAAAGGAGCGGGTATACCTAATTATAGGATTTATGGACAATGTGAAGGcattgtaatttgtttttagaGTTGTGTTAGTAAGCAGAAATTATAGCTTTAAGAAAAGTAATGGTGGCGTTTCCATGTTTTCATGTCAACAGCCATGTGCAGTTTACATGTGTGTTATAAATGCAGGTTGATTCCTGCTACATGAGTATGCACCAGACCAAGAAAATGCACACTATTCATCATTAACTCTACTTATGCATGAAACAAAGTTTAGTGGGCCAGAACTGTCACATCTACATGCGTAGCCAAGATATACAGCAGTAGCGTTCGTGCTTCGTCAGAAATGtacgagagagagaaagtggACGCTAGACTAAAGATAAACGAATATATAAAAGGTCGAGAGCAACACAGCGTGAACTTGTGCTCAGAGCAAGCAATGCGTGCATCAGAGATAATGTATCGCTTTGCGCCCTGTTTCCGTGTGTTTGAGCGCGTCGATCAAATTGCCTTCAGTAATATACAAAGCGTTTCTCGAACACCCGTATCGACACGAGTGAGGTGTTCCGAAAAACTTTTGCTCCTTAACGAGGGCAATTAAACTGCAACTTGGCGACCTGTAATGCGATTTGCCCCTAGTTGAACGGTTTTACGAGGCGTTGCAACGGCGCCACTTTTGGTTGTACCGGCGCCGGCTCGCTGTATTCCACTCACTCGTGTTGTTCTTGTGGCTGGTTCAACAAAGTTGCTTCATTTGTCATAAGAATAACGTAAATCGACAGCAGAGTTCGTCGTAACATAAAACAAGTCATTAAAGCTTAAGCAAGCGTACTGAGTGGTAGATGCTTTACTGACACGCATCTTAAGGCGTAGCCTTTGTTCCGGCGTAGCACATCTGTTGCCGCAGGTGTTAAGAGAGACTTGCTTCTGCTTACGGCTGAGACAAAACGCGATGAGAGGTTAAGTAATGTAAAATTTTTGTGCGAAAAGTGTCGGCAGAGCACATTATAGGTCATTTTAGTCAGCAGGTAGTCCATCTCAAATATTGCCCACCGCTTTGCCTCGTACACGGTCCGAGTTATTTTGTGTTGAATGAACTCTTAACAAAGCCGTTTATTTAATGCATCATCTATCACGTGGTGATTCAATCTTGGGCGGGAAGCTGAATCGCAAAGTGGCTGTCTACTTCAGTCAACTCGTGCTTGAATATTCAATGTGTGTGCCTTCCCCGACTTCAAATGGCGGCGTGCTGCCTGCCAAATTACGCACTTTGAAAGTACTGTAGCACTACTGCGTTACGTACGCGGATGCGGCACATGGGACCCTGAAAACATAAGAATTTATCTCGTTGATACACTGCATGCGTTGATTTTCTTGTGTGCTACAAGTAACATGACGCGCCGGCCGGCGAGAAAACATATAAAAAGGTATACCAAGGCCACTTGTGTTGTCAAGCGCTGCTGATCGAGAACAAGCCTCCTCAACAAATACTAATAGCTATCGAGTTGCAATAATACTGGTACGATGGTTAGAAGAACATGCATGTAGAGAGACAAAGAATATTTCGAACGGGGCGATGTGCTCCCcccttaaagaagaaaaaaaaagaagataaactATCTACGGGCCGACAGCTGAACGCGGCCCACTTGATCGCACTGTACGCGCAGTACTGTGTTTATTCCATTTTCCACTCAAGGCGAAAGTGATGCGTTACACATCAAATGCCTTCACAGCAACATTTTTAGAATTTCAAACTTCATACGACTTTTCGTGCCCCTGTCAATGCCCGGCTTATCACAACATGGTTCACTGTGGTCTGGCAACTAATAAACCTGGTATTTCGAAAACTTTTATTACTGTCAGTTAAGTCCTAATTTTTTAATTTTCGTCGTTCATTCACCTTCATAATTCAAACCGATTTTTATGAGCGAATTTCAAACTGACTTTTCATGCCGCacataaaaaacaaaagaataaaaagaccGGGACGCCAAGTAATTGAACCAATGAGCGGCCTCGCTGATATCACGTGATGAGTTGGTATATAAGCGAAGACTGAGCTGGGTGAGACTTCTCTACCGTGTGGTCGTCGTCGAGATCGTGTGTGTAGCTAGTTAGCTCAAAAATGGCGGACGGAGATCAGCAAGGAAATTATGGTGAGGGAGATTTTTCAGCCGATGGACAGTACGGCGAGTATAACGATGGCCAGTTCACAGACGGTCAGTACCAGCAAGAGGGCGAAGCAAATGCCCAGACAAACGAAGCCGCCCAAAATGGCTCCGATGCGAAGACTAATGAGGACGAGAGGTAAATATCTCGCTGTGGCAAACGAGTGCCCATTTTTATGCTTGAATGTTTGCAGAGTTATTTTTGATGTTTAGAATGTTTTCTGTGATTTCTTTTCGTGTGCTCTAGTACGCTGTAGTTTCGTGTGTTATTTGCGCTTGTCATACATGGCGTCGGTCGCCCCCTTTGTTCCCTCTTGAGCGTTAGCGCCATTTTGTCTCAATCCTCGGTAATCCTTCAGCCCTCATTGCCATCGGTGCCCCAAAGCCTGCCCTGTCGACGGTTCTTGGTGCTACGAACATGGTTTGCCGAGTATTTTATTAGTACTATGTCTCCAGTATATTTCTTTGGCTAATGTAGCCGGTATCGATCGGCATTCCCGCCCATTGCCTTAAGTGTACTGTGACGCTTTGATGCATGCGCGTTTTCTGAAACCTTGCTACTGTTCATCACTGTATGCTCTGAATTAACATATAGTGTTAAATTTAATGGATTCTTTACAGATAATGGTGCTGCTATCTGGAGGTGTCCCCGAGTAGTGTTAACGTAACGCTCCTAAATCGGCCGGAGCGCGGGGGCCCGTGTCTACGGTGTAGGGCTCGCGCTGTGTCGCCCATGTCGATGGATGTTAACGCTGCTTTCATTTCCGACAGGTGTGCCCAGCTCATCACACCAGGAACTTGATGCGCAGCGCTGGCACAATGGTACATTTGCTGAGTTTCTCCAAACTAAGCAATGTAATCTGTGCTACACCTTCGATGACTTCAAGCGCCTCTAGTTGTGCGCCGAATGCTTTTTCTCTCCCCTTCTCTCCCACATGGAGGATTTGCCGAAGTAGCTCGTCATTACCTCTAAGCAAGATAAAGAAGAGTAAAGCCTCAATTGCAGCGACCATATACTAACTGGAATGCCATTTTCTCTAAAGTGTCTCAATTTGCAGTTGCTGCCATTTGTAAGCTTCATTTGTTGCTGTAAAAGTCTGCACTCTGTAAAAAACAGTGTTATGTATGGCTTGTGTGTGGTCTGCAAAATGTAATGTAAAGGTAACGTAAGTAGACTCCTTTCCTAAGTGATCTGTCGCCCCTCTGCGAGTCGGCAATCGGGTTAAAGTATCAATCTCGGTTTCTCTTCTAGGAAACTCTTTGTTGGTGGCATAAGCTGGGACACTGATAACAGTAAGTGCTAGCCAGTGGCGATACGTGCAGTCACCTTTCTCGGTGACTTCATTGTTAAAATTTTTGCAGAGGATCTTCGGGAATACTTCTCGAAGTTCGGCGTTGTCGTTGATGTCAACATCAAGACAGACCCCACGACAGGCAAATCTAGAGGCTTCGGTTTTGTCACATTCAATGCCAAGGACGCAATTGAAGCTGTAAGTTAGACGTCCcttattttttaaaaatctgcGTTGTAGGGCGGGTAGTTGTTAATGGTGTTTAACATGCAGGTGCTGAAGGCAACGCCACACACTGTGAAGGGCAAGCAAATTGACCCCAAGCCTGCGAAGGCGCGCCCCGGCATCAAGAAGATCTTTGTTGGTGGATTGGAGTCCGACATGCCAGAGGCTGACATCAAGGCCTACTTTGAGAAGTTCGGTCCTGTGAGTAAAATGTGTACCGATCCATTGAGACCATAGTGTGTGAGATTTGTGGCATGGCCTCGTTAGCTGGCGCTTAAATTAATTTAGTTGAGTGAATTTTAGCATTTGCGGTCGCAAAGCTTGCGTGCGTTTTTTCAGTGCTAACCACGTGGAAAAGCATTTTCACTGCCATGTGGACGCAAATATTGTGTGCAGTAAATGTGTACTACTGTGACACAGGTCGGTCAATATGCATTCCGTGTGGTTGCCGCCGATATGCTAGCGCCTATTCAAACTGGACCTCAAGTTTGAATGGTGCTTCATGTTGCAAGTGTTTTGCCCTGTTTGTGACAGTTTAAAGGATTCCGCCTAATTTTTAGGTGGAGAATGTGGAGCTGCCATTTGACAAGGCAAAGAACCAGAGGCGCCAGTTCGCTTTTGTCACATTCGAGCGAGAAGACTCCGTGGAGCTGGTTTGCCGGGAGCCGAAGCAGAAGATTGGCAACAAAGAGTGCGATATCAAGAAGGCAACCCCCAAGCCCGATGCCCGAGGCATGCGTGGTGGatggggcggcggcggcggcggctttgCAGCTGGCGGACGCGGTGGACGTGGAGGCAGAGGCGGCCGTGGACGGGGAGGAGGTAAGCTAGGCTGCTCATTTCTGGTAACCTAAGTCGAGGTTTTGGCTTGTGGTTTGAAATTATTCCATTTAATTCTGTGAACATAAACGTGTTTACAGGCTACCAGAACCAGGGATGGGGCAACCAAGGAGGCTATGGTGGCGGCGGCTACGGCGGCGGCGGCTATGGCCAGGGTTATGGTGGCGGCTATGGCCAAGGATACGGTGGTGGCTATGGTAACTACGACTATGGCAGTGGCTATGGCGGAGGCTACGACTACTCCGGGTGGAACTATGGCGGCGGCCAGGGGGGTTACGGAAGCGGATACGGTAGGTAGCTGGGGGTTTGCCAGATGAGAATGTATATTTGCTATTGTTGCCGCCAAGTTGCTTGTTTCTTTTATCGCTGTGTAGTTGAATAAATGTAGCCACCCCTGTTTCTTCCCAGAGCTGGCACTTGTGCCTTTTTTTTTGGTGGTGGCGGTGCTGGTAGCAGTGCACAAGCAACTTGTGGTGTAGTCAGTGTTCATTGCTCCCTAACGCTATCTTAACGCTGTTGGGGCCAGTGTTAATGCGCATCGGCAGTTGACGGTGGGGTTATTTTCTTAGCCTGCTAGTGTAGTCGGTGTTCTTTGCTCCCTAACGCTACACAACGCTGTTGGGGCCAACGCGCATCGGCAGTTGACGGGTTATTGCTAGGCAATTTGTTCTAGGCGTGGTGGCCCCGCGTTCTCCTTAATCTTACTTTCTGTTGTTTGCAGGCCAACAACAGAGTAACTACAACAAGACGCGCCGCGGTGGGGGAGGTGGCGCCGGTGGTGGAGGCTACCACCCCTACAGTCGTTAAGGGGAGCGTGTAAAACGTGATGACTGGACTTCCCATTGTGCTGCCTCCTCATATACCCCCTCATCTCCATTCAAGAAGCAAACATGGACAGATTTTGTTTTTAAGAGCGGTACTGCTAGCATCATTTCCCTCCTGTCATGTTCAGTGTTCTGCCTCCCCCTTCATCAAGAAAAACAACAAACCACTGATCTGTACATAGGACGCATTTCTTTTCACTGTTCCAGTAAAAGCTGATTTAGTCATCCAAACATGGAGTTGTGGAGTTCTTCTATGGCCTGTTGGCGCTGCTTCATTCGTTCCTGCAAAGGAAAGAAGCAGTACATTAGTGGAGAGTAATAATGCAGGGCTGCTGGTTCAGTGCCTCTGTTCGATGTGCCTTGATACGAGCTCCCACACTTGGCATATTTGCCTTGCGTGTCCCCATTAGCTGACTAGACCACAATTGTTGTGTGTTCTACTGCCATGCTGCGCGTTTCACTCGTCGCACTTTTCCATGCGTGTGGGCCCTGTTGCTTCAAGGCACGTCGGATACCAGCGGTCCCTAATTTACTGCATGCATTAATCCTGCAGCAACACTTGCTGCAACGCAGGCTCTTACGGATTTAACACTGGGTTAGGGTTTGCTTGGTTCTGGCTTAGTTGGTTGACCCTGGAATGAAAACAAGTCACAGAAATCTCTTGGGACACCACACACTGCTTTTGAGATTTCGCAGGGACACTTGGCAGCTGATAATCGCACTGGCTTGCTACACAAATTTGGTTGGAAGCTAACTGGTGTTGCAGCTAAATTTTCTCCTGCGATGCATGCATCCAGGAAACATTCTGCCACACTGATAGAAATGTTGTCTGAGGCGTTGCTTCTCATTTGAAACCCCAGAACTTCGGACTGAACTGTGCTCCTTGCTGCGGTTGTAGAAAACATGACTGGCTAACGTGTCATTTCAGATTTGAAAGTGCAATAGGGCCCAGAAAGAGCTGTGTGCACATCCCAAAAACTTCAGCTAGTATATATACGTAGGGTAGCAGAAGCACGTTTTTACCCCTTTGACCTGCAGTTCTAACTCGTCCTATACTGAAACTTGTGTAGTACAGAACTGGTGTGGTTATGCTCGAGTGATCACTTTGGGTTGTAGGAACATTCGG
This Dermacentor albipictus isolate Rhodes 1998 colony chromosome 1, USDA_Dalb.pri_finalv2, whole genome shotgun sequence DNA region includes the following protein-coding sequences:
- the LOC135906710 gene encoding RNA-binding protein squid-like isoform X2, giving the protein MADGDQQGNYGEGDFSADGQYGEYNDGQFTDGQYQQEGEANAQTNEAAQNGSDAKTNEDERKLFVGGISWDTDNKDLREYFSKFGVVVDVNIKTDPTTGKSRGFGFVTFNAKDAIEAVLKATPHTVKGKQIDPKPAKARPGIKKIFVGGLESDMPEADIKAYFEKFGPVENVELPFDKAKNQRRQFAFVTFEREDSVELVCREPKQKIGNKECDIKKATPKPDARGMRGGWGGGGGGFAAGGRGGRGGRGGRGRGGGYQNQGWGNQGGYGGGGYGGGGYGQGYGGGYGQGYGGGYGQQQSNYNKTRRGGGGGAGGGGYHPYSR
- the LOC135906710 gene encoding RNA-binding protein squid-like isoform X1, producing the protein MADGDQQGNYGEGDFSADGQYGEYNDGQFTDGQYQQEGEANAQTNEAAQNGSDAKTNEDERKLFVGGISWDTDNKDLREYFSKFGVVVDVNIKTDPTTGKSRGFGFVTFNAKDAIEAVLKATPHTVKGKQIDPKPAKARPGIKKIFVGGLESDMPEADIKAYFEKFGPVENVELPFDKAKNQRRQFAFVTFEREDSVELVCREPKQKIGNKECDIKKATPKPDARGMRGGWGGGGGGFAAGGRGGRGGRGGRGRGGGYQNQGWGNQGGYGGGGYGGGGYGQGYGGGYGQGYGGGYGNYDYGSGYGGGYDYSGWNYGGGQGGYGSGYGQQQSNYNKTRRGGGGGAGGGGYHPYSR